The DNA region GAGTCACTGCAGCCGAGAGGAAGGAGAGTCATTGTGGCCGAGAGAAAGGAGAGTCACTGCAGCTGAGAAGTAGGAGAGTCATTGCGGCCGAAAGGAGAGTCACTGTGGTCGAGAGGAAGGAGAGTCACTGCAGCCGAGAAAAAGGAGTGTCAATGCAGCAGAGAGAAAGGAGAGTCACTGCGGCTGAGAGGAAGGAGAGTCACTATCGTTGAGAGGACAGCTTAGCGCACATTTAGCTAAATGTgacagtacagtctatatggcagtaatgcagtatataaGTATCGTCTATAGGAAAGTAATGCAGTATATAATTATAGTTGTGGAGACATGAGGATCAGTGGCCTGGTCTTaggaagactgcatggaccagggctcataccactgaacactcGTGCTCTCTTCCTGTGGGCATAACActtctcagacaacacagggtgagggtaaaacagtgtggcaacaaattattgaaccaccaacacacaatagcatacagaacagtcccagcacagtacccaagatggtgcaaattacagagtcacaaccttccgctgactcaccaggAATACAGCTGCTTCCAGGACCAAATgcccccaccagtggctccccgCTTTTTGCGGGCCCCCACAGCGAGGACCTTAGGAAGCTAtccgagagcagtgaggtatgtggccaggtgacccgattgtcccaacctggattctttaagacgtGTCTGGGGTTTcaatgatggtcaatgaagcagtcctgtggtcttccagctggggccgtggtcccctaagctgatctGTAGAGTCACTTggaccagaagaaaaagtctctttataAAGTTCACAACTGGTCttcaaccagcatccagaggtcagagaGATGTGAATGAGGTCAACCTGCATTGTATGAgtctgtaatctatttgcatagcttTTTCTCCATTTGGGAATGCCAACAAACTGTCAAGCATGGTCAAtgtatgtaatcaacatatcagccaacatcattgttcagtggccatgcattactgttttgcaaagattacagaaaataaactgtaggagataatattggATGTAAATATTCGTcttacaagaagagtcaatacttcagacaacagtttaagATTTTGTGACTACACAATTTACGTCTTtaataattaagaagaaatgctgtgtcgtcacaatattctatatggcagtaatgcagattaCTTTTCATATAGACATAAAGACATCTTGGCGCACACTGTGACTTCTGCAGTACTTGCGTCTTTATGATGGAAGCACTTAGGTAGTTTTTATATGTCGTTTGGCAATGGCACACAATTGTTTAATTTTTTTGATTTATAGGACATATTTGATAAATcccctttttctttattttttgcctTCTCCCATTATCTCAGGTCTTGTGCCTCCGAGTACAGCTGGACATGTACGAGGATTCATTTGACGATCAATACATTGGATGTGTGGACAAAATGGAGTCAGTTGCCCCCGAATTACTGAAGAAGGAGCGAGAGCAGACACCGGATCTGGACAAAGCCTGGAACATTTCATCTGCAGTATGGAAGGAAAGAAAATCTACGATAGGAGATCTCCCTGCTGCCTTTACAGATGAGCACGGGATAGCGGTCTTATTATATACCTACATGGATATACCCCTGTACAAAGAACTGAACAGCGCTGTCCGGGAATATGGAAGAGATCCCGACTCCTTCATCTTTCATTCCTGGCATTTCTATCTCACCAGAGCTCTGAGTTTGCTTCGAGACCGATGTGATGGACATCCGAGGTCTACATACAGAGGGACCAGTAGGGTTCAGTTTGAGCCGCCATCGAACCCTGTGGCCACAATCAGACTGAGCCAGTTTTCTTCCACCTCCTCTGACATTGCGCAGGCACAGCAATTTGGCAACACATCGTTCTTTAACATTTCAACATGCTTTGGAGCAGACATAGAGAAGTTGTCACACTATCCGTCCCAGAAAGAGGTGCTCATACCGGTGGACGAAGTGTTTAATGTCACCAAGTTCATTAGAGAGGGGAACAAGCTCATCCTGCAGACCAccaataggaggtgcagcttctacaACTGTGCCTACCTGGGAGGTAAGAGACCAACAATTAGCAATAAGATCCCAAATGTGACATTGAGCGCTCTTCAGAAGTGCAGTGAGATTAGGCACATAGTTATTACTGTCTAATTCTGGGGCTCATGAAAACTGACTAAGATCAAAAGTCTGTGCAGAGATGCATGACAAAAATGTgcattgtctgcagccaccactaggaggagctccctgtatgcagagatacatgataagatcctgtctgcggctaccactagggggagctccctgtatacagagagatacatgataagatcctgtctgcagccaccactagggggagctccctgtatacagagatacatgataagatcctgtctgcagtcaccactagggggagctccctgtatacagagagatacatgataagatcctgtctgcagccaccactagggggagct from Ranitomeya variabilis isolate aRanVar5 chromosome 3, aRanVar5.hap1, whole genome shotgun sequence includes:
- the LOC143817470 gene encoding ecto-ADP-ribosyltransferase 5-like, with amino-acid sequence MSCPRQLFFCFSLTFLIIQQVLCLRVQLDMYEDSFDDQYIGCVDKMESVAPELLKKEREQTPDLDKAWNISSAVWKERKSTIGDLPAAFTDEHGIAVLLYTYMDIPLYKELNSAVREYGRDPDSFIFHSWHFYLTRALSLLRDRCDGHPRSTYRGTSRVQFEPPSNPVATIRLSQFSSTSSDIAQAQQFGNTSFFNISTCFGADIEKLSHYPSQKEVLIPVDEVFNVTKFIREGNKLILQTTNRRCSFYNCAYLGASKRSQCVYNSGPPTVRFIERAIVPLLVTMSIAIITVTRFLIG